A single genomic interval of Leptospira semungkisensis harbors:
- a CDS encoding SpvB/TcaC N-terminal domain-containing protein: MESIRSYDKNGEGTLLLLKVTLFSGLIFFASCAHGNNLLSRLLPMALLPSGTSLPSPGSAPAPEGSDLFSISNNYSEAIDDPQSKADPMSGAMFIAPPEPNHFGAVSLIYPISIPSGRGGMEPELALSYSSNGGDGWVGIGWSLGLGAITRTPEYGALFYDSRDTFTWNGKRLIKVSGSTSNENGTYRVEITDQNFVILNLTNIENGGIWIVQDSSGTKSTYGDTSSNRIYDPIQITKTYAWYLSKEEDRNGNYMEVQYDTSQYSDKRNLYIQEIRYTGNTQSGVAPKQYVRFNTKSRPDPYVSKAPGFTMTMDRLLDTIEVGWNGGKLWTYTFVYDTSFDSGRPILKTVNSDRHTTKPEFQYSTATRILNWQTITNQASSESEILPDSTQYFEGDFNGDGISDMLFFNPQSGNWKAAEGRKEGGYNFKLYANRYKNYDSPSKIRFFKGNVSGDFNGDGRSDIGFYLPETKDLIVAEHDGRIFQFKNYGRLMSGIPDIFRMEWFPGDYDGNGLSDSMLFDEPTGLWTLMLNKGGYFEFLKIGKKFQNLYRSDYSPNANMDSVSTTDTSIEGGSQSKTKFLVGDYNGDGLTDISLYDDRNGYWFVGENLRNPDKTDPIYFKTNWVLYKIFTAPEQALFSNDRFSGDFNGDGLSDFLLFDRSSGNWTLGATSNGTINFQIWSKTPQFTSVTRWLQGDFNGDGRTDIGFFSASDGKFWIGEATTNGFRYKVYSDMSYGPDQSRVMKTPLPLDEVKLTKGFGVINAASDTKTVLLDYQYDGNSNPGKGELVFPGCFTQDDCSASPELLIYDRKAGVFDFKKGSTFTESVLTGFNPEASTVKTLFKGKADRYTTNARDEVLFFMDLGSTNKFFVVTQASGTSFQSKDLAGITDSQIGNFDIGSSAYLVDNFDSTSTKSVLTLDDQSTTGTGRFLITGPSGTRYLDPAGDVLSSYLYNLFQVGTSGANRSNRTSFSFFSGDFLGTGKAQILFVDRRTGTHKWYLGTIGSTSIQFKLLTGGVTLPITTANYDLSSQAGIQFGLFPETIGKSIVYEDPSDSSVVFSKIRITATSITRTVFNPGLVSFLNSFDHRGYPIIISNGENSLYDLSQSKIVSLSGPVTSAYVDRPDLMTKVYPFQWIQGDYNGDGITDIGIIHLKEPSWYFAMSNGSVPDIMEKVVNGIGGSYSFEYENSTKFENNGTDDIPDLPINYRVCTKITLDDGFGNTIPKTYSYSGGVAFSGFINGKKESDAFGFTQFTMTDAAGSKTVHTYFSQPYSNFMDNRALGGAEQQTRIVGSDNKDYGTVKYTHDIQHIEITTGKVSYLSHTNKVEKFINGTATETTQNSITLDGYKLTNSVETGTDLFADTSHSTQTFTTSTDFETDTNSNQTRPKRVVSLASSTNETTTTIVYDSKGNPTKKTSVYSGSGLPSAPSKIIDSSYDSYGNLIQEKDSSSSPNRGTSYEYDDELHQFITKKTSFGGSVQLPTQFTINYAKAFGSPEDSTDPNGNKTYFEYDDFGRLIESSADTDGGAKVLAAYEFNSNYPLSAKTTFPSGSGDPDFATRSYKDGMGRIIYTVKRASNGLFVRSGKITYDGDGKVARTGQPDWADASEIDTYAPHAEEKNPSQLRYDSIGRLVQTILPIAAGETEATVLSVTYNDPFETVEAHSGGTSKRTVKNSRGQVLYVEDFGSDGTDSQIGFCYDIAGNLIKKSDLNDGGNLSCDTSGLSVKDTSGKNQAYWQYDAFGRQRKQSDPDFGVSTNTYNAFGDLTQSTDARGITTTYSYDSLGRLNTRSVPDGDTYYDYDSGSGSENALGKLVKVEDGAQTKTFSYDKLGRVKKETRTLKNLTIDLAGGPYITEYQYDLLDRVTVIDYPEHPVNHSRMRACYAYGTAGYISGISVQVNTNGILPGYCSKTIVENITYNEFGQTASFTLGNGIQTNYTYDVKQRMIRINSTGDVDGNSKTLQDAVYAFNSRNNITSIANNSSDYTTSYNYSYDGLNRLVAADGIFQESASNYTKAFRQSFSYANNGNLTAKRDHNYTDSSIQDEWNYQYSNHQVTHINSTQSGNDRLVMSYDSSGNMLTQRDNLKDLTKNISVDSQNRITQVQDSLNVTIGSYWYDDGGFRVRKKALVPQGAGSVTQEILYPSKFYGLEYLDQDNLLRSINNVYLNGVRIAALNEEGTTAYFLTDQVDSVSHVLDEGGHTLTQTQYEPYGETLVQRGNLDFAPKYNSQELDKETNFYFYNARYYDPQIARFTSADTVIPNGGAITQSWNRFSYVAGNPIRYKDPTGHEKEIRNVGPDRTYGNSVVKQFDGYENKTFTGRYVQVATNYNIERSEDKFSNNGLSDSHTIIERYQMTDAKGNKFTQPKLVSKHIQYHAVKNIYGKVNDKGATYTICSGADACTGVSGTPVPVAVAYRFFNTGTAIPGDVSYYEEYELITEKYIQTRDSNFIPEKNPSTGKPWDPPHGPGSRTPAALHSSSSPDTAIRGGSGTSTLGTHDWELYTGPTAPASQAPQPSSKYRSDPNNWK, translated from the coding sequence ATGGAATCTATCAGATCCTATGATAAGAACGGAGAAGGAACGCTTTTACTGTTAAAGGTAACTCTCTTTTCTGGGCTTATTTTTTTTGCTTCATGCGCGCATGGCAATAATCTCCTTTCTCGCTTATTACCGATGGCACTCTTGCCTTCCGGCACTTCTTTGCCCTCGCCTGGTTCCGCTCCGGCTCCTGAGGGAAGTGATTTGTTCTCAATATCGAATAATTACAGTGAGGCAATTGATGATCCACAATCCAAAGCGGATCCTATGTCAGGGGCCATGTTCATCGCTCCCCCTGAACCAAACCATTTCGGAGCTGTATCTCTAATTTACCCTATCTCGATCCCTTCTGGACGGGGTGGAATGGAACCAGAACTAGCCTTATCTTATTCTTCTAATGGTGGAGATGGATGGGTCGGTATTGGTTGGAGTTTAGGTTTAGGGGCGATCACTCGGACGCCCGAATATGGAGCCTTGTTCTACGATTCAAGGGACACGTTTACATGGAACGGTAAAAGGCTGATCAAGGTTTCAGGTTCCACATCCAATGAGAATGGAACGTATCGTGTCGAGATTACTGACCAGAACTTTGTTATTTTAAATTTAACGAATATAGAGAACGGAGGGATTTGGATCGTCCAGGATTCTTCCGGAACTAAATCTACATACGGGGATACATCCTCAAACAGGATCTATGATCCGATCCAAATTACTAAGACTTACGCCTGGTATCTTTCGAAGGAGGAAGATAGGAACGGTAATTATATGGAAGTGCAGTATGATACTTCCCAATATTCTGATAAACGAAATTTATATATTCAAGAAATTCGATATACTGGGAATACGCAAAGCGGCGTTGCTCCAAAACAGTATGTTCGATTTAATACGAAATCAAGACCGGATCCTTATGTAAGTAAAGCACCTGGATTCACTATGACCATGGATCGTCTTTTGGACACGATCGAAGTCGGTTGGAATGGAGGCAAGCTTTGGACATATACTTTTGTTTACGATACTTCCTTTGATTCTGGAAGACCTATTCTAAAGACGGTAAATTCCGATCGCCATACCACTAAGCCTGAATTCCAATATAGTACGGCGACACGCATATTGAATTGGCAGACAATTACCAATCAAGCATCCAGCGAGTCGGAAATACTTCCGGATTCTACTCAGTATTTCGAAGGAGATTTTAACGGGGATGGAATCTCGGATATGCTCTTCTTCAATCCTCAATCCGGGAATTGGAAGGCTGCGGAAGGTCGAAAGGAAGGCGGGTATAATTTCAAACTCTACGCGAATCGTTATAAGAATTATGACAGCCCATCTAAGATTCGATTTTTTAAAGGAAATGTGAGTGGTGATTTTAACGGGGATGGAAGATCTGATATAGGTTTTTATCTGCCAGAAACAAAGGACCTGATTGTAGCTGAACATGATGGCAGGATATTCCAGTTCAAGAATTACGGAAGATTGATGAGCGGTATTCCGGATATCTTCCGCATGGAATGGTTTCCGGGAGATTATGACGGTAACGGTTTATCTGATTCCATGTTATTCGATGAGCCAACCGGGCTTTGGACTCTTATGTTGAATAAGGGTGGATACTTTGAATTCTTAAAGATTGGAAAGAAATTCCAGAACTTATATAGATCTGATTATTCTCCGAATGCCAATATGGATAGTGTTAGTACTACCGACACTTCTATAGAAGGCGGATCTCAGTCCAAAACTAAGTTTCTTGTGGGAGACTATAATGGGGATGGTCTTACTGATATTTCCCTATATGATGATCGCAATGGATATTGGTTCGTTGGAGAGAATCTACGAAATCCAGATAAGACCGATCCGATCTATTTCAAGACGAATTGGGTTCTCTATAAGATTTTTACCGCGCCAGAACAGGCATTATTCTCCAACGATAGATTTTCTGGAGACTTTAACGGGGACGGTCTTTCAGATTTCCTTCTCTTTGATCGTTCTTCCGGAAATTGGACCTTGGGAGCAACATCTAACGGTACGATCAATTTTCAGATCTGGTCCAAGACCCCTCAGTTCACTTCTGTTACTCGTTGGCTCCAAGGAGATTTCAACGGTGACGGACGGACAGATATAGGATTCTTTTCCGCTTCTGATGGAAAATTCTGGATCGGGGAAGCTACGACTAACGGATTCAGATATAAAGTATACAGTGATATGTCTTATGGCCCGGATCAAAGTCGAGTCATGAAGACTCCTCTTCCTCTTGATGAAGTAAAACTCACCAAAGGATTCGGAGTGATCAATGCTGCGTCCGATACGAAAACTGTTCTACTCGACTATCAATATGATGGCAATTCGAACCCTGGAAAAGGGGAATTGGTATTTCCAGGTTGCTTTACTCAAGACGATTGCAGCGCTTCCCCCGAGCTTTTGATCTATGACCGCAAAGCTGGGGTATTCGATTTTAAGAAAGGATCTACTTTCACCGAATCTGTGCTGACAGGATTCAATCCAGAGGCTTCGACTGTTAAGACTCTCTTTAAAGGAAAAGCGGATCGATATACTACAAATGCGAGAGATGAAGTTCTCTTCTTTATGGATTTGGGCTCTACGAATAAATTCTTTGTAGTAACTCAGGCGAGTGGGACTTCTTTTCAGAGCAAAGACCTTGCAGGCATTACAGATTCTCAGATTGGGAATTTCGATATAGGATCGAGTGCTTATCTAGTCGATAATTTTGATTCTACTTCTACCAAATCTGTTCTCACTCTGGATGATCAGTCTACTACTGGGACCGGAAGATTTTTGATCACCGGTCCGAGTGGGACTCGCTATTTAGATCCGGCAGGAGATGTTCTTTCTTCTTATCTATATAATTTATTCCAAGTCGGAACCTCCGGTGCGAATCGGAGTAACCGTACGAGTTTCAGTTTTTTTTCGGGCGATTTCTTGGGAACCGGAAAGGCGCAAATCCTATTCGTAGATCGTAGGACAGGAACTCATAAATGGTATTTGGGAACCATAGGATCCACGAGCATCCAGTTCAAGCTATTGACTGGAGGAGTAACTCTTCCAATTACTACTGCAAATTACGATCTATCTAGTCAGGCTGGGATCCAATTCGGTCTCTTCCCTGAAACGATTGGTAAATCCATTGTTTATGAAGATCCTTCCGATTCTTCTGTAGTATTCTCCAAGATCCGCATCACTGCGACTAGCATTACGCGCACTGTATTTAATCCAGGCCTTGTGAGTTTCTTAAATAGTTTCGATCATCGAGGATATCCGATCATCATCTCAAACGGAGAAAACAGTCTTTACGATCTTTCTCAGAGTAAGATCGTAAGTTTAAGCGGTCCTGTTACGAGTGCGTACGTGGATCGCCCAGACTTGATGACCAAGGTCTATCCGTTCCAATGGATCCAAGGGGACTATAACGGAGACGGGATCACAGATATTGGGATCATTCATCTCAAGGAGCCGAGCTGGTATTTCGCCATGTCCAACGGAAGTGTTCCGGATATCATGGAGAAGGTTGTCAATGGGATTGGCGGTTCGTATTCTTTCGAGTATGAGAACTCTACGAAATTTGAGAATAATGGAACGGATGATATACCGGACCTTCCCATCAATTACAGGGTTTGCACTAAGATCACCTTAGATGACGGTTTTGGGAACACGATTCCGAAAACATATTCATACTCCGGTGGAGTTGCTTTCTCAGGATTTATAAATGGGAAGAAAGAGAGCGACGCGTTTGGATTTACTCAATTCACAATGACTGATGCGGCTGGGTCCAAGACTGTTCACACATACTTTAGCCAGCCTTACTCCAATTTCATGGATAACCGTGCCTTGGGAGGAGCGGAGCAGCAGACACGTATCGTTGGCTCGGACAATAAGGATTACGGAACTGTAAAATACACCCATGATATACAGCATATCGAGATTACTACGGGCAAGGTCTCTTATCTTTCTCATACCAATAAAGTGGAGAAATTTATCAATGGGACTGCTACCGAAACTACTCAGAATTCGATCACTCTAGACGGATATAAGCTAACCAATAGTGTTGAGACAGGGACGGACTTGTTTGCGGATACGTCTCATTCTACCCAGACATTTACTACTTCTACAGATTTCGAGACGGATACGAATTCTAACCAAACCCGTCCGAAACGGGTCGTATCCTTGGCGAGCTCTACTAATGAAACTACGACTACGATCGTATATGATTCCAAAGGGAATCCTACAAAAAAGACAAGTGTATATTCTGGAAGCGGGCTTCCTTCCGCTCCATCTAAGATAATTGATTCTAGTTACGACTCTTACGGGAACTTAATCCAAGAGAAGGATAGCAGCTCGAGCCCTAACCGTGGGACTTCCTACGAATATGATGATGAACTGCATCAATTTATAACTAAGAAGACAAGTTTCGGCGGATCTGTCCAACTACCGACCCAATTCACGATCAATTATGCGAAAGCATTCGGTTCTCCTGAAGATAGCACCGATCCAAACGGCAATAAGACTTATTTCGAATATGATGATTTTGGTAGGTTGATCGAATCCAGCGCGGATACCGACGGCGGTGCGAAAGTTCTGGCAGCGTATGAATTCAATTCCAATTATCCATTGAGTGCGAAGACAACCTTCCCATCTGGAAGCGGTGATCCAGATTTTGCGACCAGATCATACAAAGATGGAATGGGCCGTATCATTTATACGGTCAAAAGAGCGTCTAACGGTCTTTTTGTGAGATCCGGAAAGATCACGTACGATGGGGATGGAAAAGTAGCCCGCACTGGTCAACCGGATTGGGCAGATGCGAGTGAGATCGACACGTATGCTCCTCACGCAGAAGAAAAGAATCCAAGTCAACTCCGCTATGATTCGATCGGTCGTTTAGTGCAAACCATTCTTCCAATCGCCGCTGGTGAGACGGAAGCAACTGTTCTAAGTGTAACTTATAATGATCCTTTTGAAACAGTAGAAGCCCATAGCGGTGGAACAAGCAAACGCACAGTTAAAAATTCACGGGGCCAAGTTCTATATGTGGAAGATTTCGGCTCCGATGGAACGGATTCCCAGATCGGATTCTGCTATGATATCGCAGGAAATCTGATCAAGAAATCCGACCTGAACGATGGAGGAAATCTAAGCTGTGATACAAGTGGACTTTCCGTAAAAGATACTTCCGGAAAGAACCAAGCATACTGGCAATATGATGCGTTCGGTCGCCAAAGAAAGCAGAGCGATCCTGATTTCGGAGTTAGCACGAACACTTATAATGCTTTTGGAGATTTAACGCAAAGCACAGATGCACGCGGGATCACCACAACTTATTCTTATGATTCTTTAGGAAGATTGAATACCAGAAGTGTTCCTGACGGAGACACGTATTACGATTATGATTCCGGAAGCGGAAGCGAGAATGCTTTAGGAAAACTAGTAAAAGTAGAAGATGGGGCCCAGACCAAGACCTTCAGCTATGACAAACTCGGAAGAGTAAAGAAAGAAACTAGAACCCTCAAAAACCTAACGATAGATCTTGCGGGTGGACCATATATTACGGAATACCAATACGATCTTTTGGATCGAGTAACTGTCATAGATTATCCGGAACATCCGGTCAATCATTCCAGAATGAGAGCCTGCTATGCTTATGGAACCGCAGGATATATTTCTGGCATCTCAGTGCAGGTAAATACGAATGGGATCCTTCCGGGGTATTGCAGTAAGACGATCGTAGAGAATATTACGTATAACGAATTCGGACAAACTGCTAGTTTCACTTTAGGCAACGGGATCCAAACCAACTATACCTACGATGTAAAACAGAGGATGATCCGCATCAACTCTACGGGAGACGTAGACGGAAACTCCAAGACCTTGCAAGACGCAGTGTATGCGTTCAACAGCAGAAATAATATCACTTCTATCGCGAATAATTCCAGCGATTATACAACCTCTTACAATTATAGTTACGATGGATTGAACCGACTTGTAGCAGCCGATGGGATCTTCCAGGAATCCGCAAGCAATTATACCAAGGCATTCCGCCAAAGCTTCTCCTATGCGAACAACGGAAACCTGACTGCAAAGAGAGATCATAATTATACCGACAGCTCCATCCAAGACGAATGGAATTATCAATATAGCAATCACCAAGTCACACATATCAATTCTACACAGAGCGGGAACGATAGACTCGTAATGAGCTACGATTCCTCTGGGAATATGCTGACCCAGAGAGATAATCTCAAGGATCTGACCAAGAATATCAGTGTAGATTCCCAGAACCGGATCACTCAGGTCCAAGATTCTCTGAATGTAACTATCGGAAGCTATTGGTATGACGATGGTGGCTTTAGGGTCCGCAAGAAAGCGCTGGTCCCACAAGGTGCCGGCTCCGTAACCCAAGAGATCCTATATCCAAGCAAATTCTATGGATTGGAATATCTAGACCAAGACAATCTATTACGTTCTATTAATAATGTTTATTTGAATGGGGTCCGAATTGCAGCTCTCAATGAAGAAGGAACAACAGCTTACTTCTTAACGGATCAAGTAGACTCGGTATCGCATGTTTTAGATGAAGGCGGTCATACCTTAACCCAAACACAGTACGAGCCTTATGGAGAAACCCTTGTCCAAAGAGGAAATCTGGACTTCGCTCCGAAATACAACTCCCAGGAGCTAGACAAAGAAACTAATTTCTATTTCTATAATGCACGCTATTACGATCCACAGATCGCAAGGTTTACGAGTGCGGATACTGTGATCCCGAATGGTGGAGCAATTACACAAAGCTGGAATAGATTTTCGTATGTAGCTGGAAATCCGATTCGGTATAAGGATCCTACGGGGCACGAGAAAGAAATTAGAAATGTGGGTCCAGATAGAACGTATGGAAATAGTGTTGTGAAACAGTTTGACGGCTATGAAAATAAGACGTTTACCGGTCGATATGTGCAAGTAGCCACAAATTATAATATTGAACGAAGCGAAGACAAATTTTCGAATAATGGATTGTCGGATAGTCATACTATAATTGAAAGATATCAGATGACCGATGCAAAAGGGAATAAATTTACTCAACCGAAATTGGTCTCCAAGCATATTCAATACCATGCAGTTAAGAATATATATGGAAAAGTAAATGATAAAGGAGCGACCTATACTATTTGTTCAGGGGCCGATGCCTGCACGGGAGTTTCGGGAACTCCTGTTCCAGTCGCTGTAGCATACAGATTCTTTAATACTGGAACAGCAATACCAGGGGATGTTAGTTATTATGAAGAATACGAACTTATTACAGAGAAATATATTCAAACAAGAGATTCAAATTTTATTCCAGAGAAAAATCCTTCTACCGGAAAACCGTGGGATCCCCCTCACGGACCTGGATCCAGAACTCCAGCAGCTCTTCACTCAAGTAGTAGTCCCGATACCGCAATTAGGGGGGGAAGTGGAACTTCGACTTTGGGTACTCACGATTGGGAATTATACACTGGCCCGACGGCGCCTGCGTCGCAGGCTCCGCAGCCATCGTCAAAATATAGATCTGATCCAAATAACTGGAAATGA